CGTCGTTATCATCCATGAAAGTCCACAAAACGTCGTATCTCTCCTCCGATACGTCAGCAACGGCATCTATGGCGATGTAGAGATTGTCGTTGTCGTTCTTAACGTAGAAATAGACAGCCCCTGGACTGATACTATTGAAAATGTTACTCACGTCCCGGCGAGTGGCATCAATCCACTCTCCGGGAGCCATGAAGCCATTTGCGGTGGGGGGGTCAAACGTGTACTGTGAAACGATCACCGAGGTAGTGTCGAAAACACAGGACGTAGTCACAAGGGTGTCATTGGCAGGTGTTTGGTCTCCGGAGAGGTCAGTGTAAACAGTGACGCCGTAGCAGTTGCCAATTCCATCAGGGGTCCAGCTGGCGAAATTTATCAGCTGTGTACTACCGCTATCCAGGTTCGCGACGCTCTGAATGTCTGTGTAAAGGGTATCTCCAAGTGAATCAATCACGCAGGTTACATCGAAATTGGCGGTGTCGGACCCCAGGTTCTTCACCGTGGCCTGGGGAGTTACAGGAGTATTGGGGGCAATCCAACTCCCAGGGCTGTTTATGGAGGTGACTGCCACGTTCAGGGTATGTATCGTCGGTACACAACCGAAAAACGACATGATCGAATCAGCAAGGTCCACCTTGGTGCTCGGGGAAGAACCGTCCTCTAGACCGCCAAACTCGAAAGAGACTCCCACCGTCTTATAGAAGCCTCCTCCATCGTCATAGGCGATTCCGGACCCATAGGAAGGGGTCTGGTTCTCGAAGATGGTGTAGGCGCCGGCGCCAGTGTCCGGAAGAAGTCGGTCGATATACCGGTTGTCTGCTGTGGGCGAATAGTTAAAGGTCATCCCTTCAGTGAAGGTTGCCGCCATACCGATCAGGGTTCCAAGATCATCATACCCATCCTTGGCACCTATGATATTGAAGTAAGCTTGGAGAGCTGTGGGGATGTCGTAGGCCCACGTGTCTCCTCCCTCCAAGTAGACTTTCCCATTGTTGTCCAGGTAGGCGGTAAGTGCGTTCACAATGGCCCCAGGAGCCAGGATGTAAGTCTGGTCGTAGATGCCCAGGCAAATGAAGACGGCGCAGTAGTCCGTAAGGTTTCCAAGATAAGGGTTGATGTCTGTGGTGTAGTCGCCCTCGTATCCAGCGCCAAAGAGAGCACTTCTGATGGCCGGGCCGCTGTTTGTGTTGCCATCAGCATCCCATATCAGAAAGTCAGTCTGGGCGTTGGCGACCCCGGAACCCAGGGCAAACGCCAAAATCAAGAATAACAGAGACGGCCTAAAACTCTTCATCACCTTACCTCCAATTTTGGAAAGGTTTCGGATTCGTAAGGGCTAACAACGAATACAATACTAAATTTAGAGTAAACCAGAAGAATTGTCAAGGGTTTTTGGAAAAAGTCTCTCCGTCCCGGATTCCCGTTGACGGAGAGACTTTTGAGTAAACTGGCTCGAGTCAAGAGTCCTTACTTTTTCATCACGACCAGTTTCCGTGTCGCGGTAAATTCTTCTTTTCCTGAACCAGCCCAGGCCTTCAGGCAATAGAAATACACTCCAGAGGAGAGTTCCTCTCCTCCATCATCCCTTCCGTCCCAGACCGCCGTGTAGTAACCCGCTCCCTTTTCCCGATCAACAAGAGTGCGCACCCGCTTACCGACGATGTCGTACACTCTTAAAGTGACGTGTCTTGGAGTAGGAATCTGGTAGCGGATCGCAGTCGTCCGATCGAACGGGTTCGGATTGCTCTGCCCCAGGGCGAAGATGGTTGGGATGGCAGCCACTCTCCATCCTTCCTCGACTCCGGGTATTGTCGTCGTGTCCGTCCAGGCGAAGATCGAATCCATGAGGCAGTCATTGGCGCTGTTGTTGTCATCTGTCACTTGAGTGCAGGCGCTCCAGGCGTACCAGAAGCTGTCAGGTGTAGTGGGGACCGTCCAGTTGGCGAACGAAACAGACGTGGTGGCGCCGGCGCCC
The nucleotide sequence above comes from candidate division TA06 bacterium. Encoded proteins:
- a CDS encoding T9SS type A sorting domain-containing protein, which codes for MKSFRPSLLFLILAFALGSGVANAQTDFLIWDADGNTNSGPAIRSALFGAGYEGDYTTDINPYLGNLTDYCAVFICLGIYDQTYILAPGAIVNALTAYLDNNGKVYLEGGDTWAYDIPTALQAYFNIIGAKDGYDDLGTLIGMAATFTEGMTFNYSPTADNRYIDRLLPDTGAGAYTIFENQTPSYGSGIAYDDGGGFYKTVGVSFEFGGLEDGSSPSTKVDLADSIMSFFGCVPTIHTLNVAVTSINSPGSWIAPNTPVTPQATVKNLGSDTANFDVTCVIDSLGDTLYTDIQSVANLDSGSTQLINFASWTPDGIGNCYGVTVYTDLSGDQTPANDTLVTTSCVFDTTSVIVSQYTFDPPTANGFMAPGEWIDATRRDVSNIFNSISPGAVYFYVKNDNDNLYIAIDAVADVSEERYDVLWTFMDDNDDGAWPRWPVPTEGEFAISNIGANDSVSLNALNSDSCNWWPVCDVARGQYANITSGNMQYEFTLSLAVVPDTFCWGYAGIQASACDTMGLWLAVLNQSPVPTWIGWWPTSAEDPAGWACAPGKMGKVILGCPASIYDAGVVSLDAPSCFWTDSLHDVQATVRNVGNMTIDSIFAVCTIDSIGGNAYTGNAIVSNLAPGQNSLMNFIPWVGPSVSPDSFTMTVTITATQDTLTGNNALSKTIYECTVGIEEKLTGPHLPRTFGLSQNRPNPFSRSTTIAYALPRRSSVSIKVFDVAGNEVRTLVNNLIEPGFHSISWDGKDARGGAIATGVYFLRMDAGTFNSVRKIVMLK